The Georgenia faecalis genome includes a window with the following:
- a CDS encoding helix-turn-helix domain-containing protein, protein MVLLRREIGDVLRGARQRQGRTLREVSSSARVSLGYLSEVERGQKEASSELLASICTALDVPMSVVLRQVSDRVALAEGVHVPDTVPDEFTHAVRRKSGLVGVA, encoded by the coding sequence ATGGTGCTGCTCCGGCGCGAGATCGGCGACGTCCTCCGTGGTGCCCGCCAGCGGCAGGGCCGGACCCTGCGCGAGGTGTCGTCCTCCGCGCGCGTCTCCCTCGGTTACCTCAGCGAGGTCGAGCGAGGCCAGAAGGAGGCCTCCTCCGAGCTCCTCGCCTCGATCTGCACCGCGCTCGACGTTCCGATGTCGGTCGTCCTGCGCCAGGTGAGCGACCGCGTCGCCCTCGCCGAGGGCGTCCACGTCCCCGACACGGTGCCGGACGAGTTCACGCACGCCGTCCGGCGCAAGTCCGGCCTCGTCGGCGTCGCCTGA
- a CDS encoding DEAD/DEAH box helicase: protein MMTDRPGARRVRSSPADVAPRRHNEPVHAFSRPTRDWFAGAFEAPTAAQSGAWDAIGAGDHALVVAPTGSGKTLAAFLWALDELLAGPEAEAAERCRVLYVSPLKALAADVERNLRSPLVGITRTAQALGEPVREVTVGVRTGDTPPAERRRLATAPPDILITTPESLFLVLTSAAARGLRGVRTVILDEVHAVAGTKRGAHLAVSLERLDALLPAPAQRIGLSATVRPVAAVAQFVAGARTPQDGGRPVRVVQPAVAKELRIDVVVPVPDLADLPEPAPGPGGPDLSGDAAGALPRAPRASVWPHVEERVVDLITAHRSTIVFANSRRGAERLAARINEIWAERSGAAPRDPGAAWAAAVPAQSGTATPSPVGDIARAHHGSMSREERTRIESALKAGTLPAVVATSSLELGIDMGAVDLVVQVGAPPSVASALQRIGRAGHQVGALSHGVVLPTHRGDLLAATVTSTRAQAGLIEEVAVLANPLDVLAQQVVAMLAVEDLPVDELAARVRRATPFATLGERSLTAVLDMLAGRYPSEDFAELRPRIVWDRAAGVLRARPGALRLAATSGGTIPDRGLYGVFLARGGADDVAGSRGGRRVGELDEEMVYESRVGDTFTLGSSTWRIEDITPDRVLVSPAAGLPGRLPFWKGDSPDRPFELGRALGTLVREVAALDAPEAHARLATGGLDEWARDNLLAYLEEQRAATGRLSDDRTIVVERFRDEIGDWRVVVHSPFGGRVHAPWALVLAARLRDRLGMDVSAMHADDGIVLRLPDVGPGELAVDTADLLLEPEDVAGEVVRSLAGSAHFAARFREAAARSLLLPRRRPDRRQPLWQQRHRAAQLLSVAADHPEFPVVLEAVRECLQDDFDTPALTTVMADVAARRVRVVEVETPSPSPFARSLLFGYAGQFLYDGDAPLAERRAAALTLDPALLAELVGEGLGDLADLLDPDAAAEVEAEVGLRTHPAADAEALADLVRRLGPVTTDALAQRAADPAAVPGWLAALEAQRRALPVRVAGQQRWIVPEDAARLRDGLGTALPVGLPEAVLAPVPDPLGDLVRRYARTHGPFEAADVAAHLGVGVAALAPVLERLLAAGTLVGGRLSRTADLCDADVLRRIRRRSLARLRADVEPVPAAALGAFLPAWQQVGSADAGVAGVIDQLAGARVPASALEALVLPGRVRGYSPAALDALTAAGEVLWCGAGALPGVDGFVALAPADAPELLPVPEKVPDGDVPAALLVALADGGGRFFRDLVATCRESLGADLAAASVLDGLWELVWSGHLTNDTLAPVRARLGAGRPTHASRRPPPRARGALSRRRMLVAAAGGVPDVLAPPSAAGRWSLLPPRDAAATARSLAQVAALLERHGVLTRGAAGLDEVPGGFGAAYRVLARLEEAGKVRRGYFVEGLGAAQFALPECVDLLREAAAGLRTDEPARPAGRTRPPGALLLAATDPANPYGAALPWPPSAEGARPRRASGAVVVLVDGVLALHVERGGRTLTSFTTEDAVLGAAATELARHAATGDLGRLTVQRVDGGPALGSTSPAAAALAAAGFGATPRGLRLRPRSAGARG from the coding sequence ATGATGACCGACCGGCCCGGTGCGCGTCGCGTGCGGTCGAGCCCGGCCGATGTCGCACCCCGGCGGCACAATGAGCCGGTGCACGCCTTCTCCCGACCCACCCGCGACTGGTTCGCGGGCGCCTTCGAGGCGCCGACGGCCGCCCAGAGCGGGGCCTGGGACGCCATCGGCGCCGGGGACCACGCCCTGGTCGTCGCGCCCACCGGGTCGGGCAAGACGCTCGCCGCCTTCCTCTGGGCGCTCGACGAGCTGCTCGCCGGGCCCGAGGCCGAGGCCGCGGAGCGCTGCCGCGTGCTCTACGTCTCCCCGCTCAAGGCCCTGGCCGCGGACGTGGAGCGCAACCTGCGCTCCCCCCTCGTGGGGATCACGCGGACCGCCCAGGCCCTGGGCGAGCCGGTGCGGGAGGTGACGGTGGGGGTCCGCACCGGGGACACCCCGCCGGCCGAGCGGCGCCGGCTCGCGACCGCTCCCCCGGACATCCTCATCACCACCCCGGAGTCGCTCTTCCTCGTCCTCACCTCGGCGGCGGCGCGCGGGCTGCGCGGGGTCCGCACGGTCATCCTCGACGAGGTCCACGCGGTGGCCGGGACCAAGCGCGGCGCCCACCTGGCCGTCTCCCTCGAGCGCCTCGACGCCCTGCTCCCCGCCCCGGCCCAGCGCATCGGCCTGTCGGCGACGGTGCGCCCGGTGGCCGCCGTGGCCCAGTTCGTCGCCGGCGCCCGCACCCCCCAGGACGGCGGTCGGCCCGTCCGCGTCGTCCAGCCCGCGGTCGCCAAGGAGCTGCGGATCGACGTCGTCGTCCCCGTCCCCGACCTCGCCGACCTCCCCGAGCCGGCGCCCGGCCCGGGCGGGCCGGACCTGTCGGGCGACGCCGCCGGGGCGCTGCCGCGCGCCCCCCGCGCCTCGGTGTGGCCGCACGTGGAGGAGCGCGTCGTCGACCTCATCACCGCGCACCGCTCCACCATCGTCTTCGCCAACTCCCGGCGCGGCGCCGAACGGCTCGCCGCCCGGATCAACGAGATCTGGGCGGAGCGCTCGGGCGCCGCGCCGCGTGACCCCGGGGCGGCCTGGGCGGCCGCGGTCCCGGCCCAGTCGGGCACCGCGACGCCCTCGCCGGTGGGGGACATCGCCCGGGCGCACCACGGCTCGATGAGCCGCGAGGAGCGCACCCGGATCGAGTCCGCGCTCAAGGCCGGCACCCTGCCCGCCGTCGTCGCCACGTCCTCGCTCGAGCTCGGCATCGACATGGGGGCGGTCGACCTGGTGGTCCAGGTGGGCGCACCGCCGTCGGTGGCGTCCGCGCTGCAGCGGATCGGCCGCGCCGGCCACCAGGTCGGGGCGCTGTCCCACGGCGTGGTCCTGCCGACCCACCGCGGGGACCTCCTCGCCGCCACCGTCACCTCCACGCGCGCGCAGGCCGGGCTCATCGAGGAGGTCGCCGTCCTCGCCAACCCCCTCGACGTCCTCGCCCAGCAGGTCGTCGCCATGCTCGCGGTCGAGGACCTCCCCGTCGACGAGCTGGCCGCCCGCGTCCGCCGCGCCACCCCCTTCGCCACGCTCGGCGAGCGCTCGCTCACGGCGGTGCTCGACATGCTCGCCGGCCGCTACCCCAGCGAGGACTTCGCCGAGCTGCGCCCACGCATCGTGTGGGACCGCGCCGCGGGCGTCCTGCGGGCTCGGCCCGGCGCCCTGCGCCTCGCTGCGACGAGCGGCGGCACCATCCCCGACCGCGGGCTGTACGGGGTCTTCCTCGCCCGCGGCGGGGCGGACGACGTCGCGGGCAGCCGCGGGGGCCGCCGCGTCGGCGAGCTCGACGAGGAGATGGTCTACGAGTCGCGGGTGGGCGACACGTTCACGCTGGGCTCGAGCACGTGGCGGATCGAGGACATCACCCCGGACCGGGTCCTCGTCTCCCCCGCCGCCGGCCTGCCCGGCCGGCTGCCGTTCTGGAAGGGCGACTCCCCCGACCGGCCGTTCGAGCTCGGCCGCGCCCTGGGCACGCTCGTGCGGGAGGTCGCGGCCCTGGACGCCCCCGAGGCGCACGCCCGTCTCGCCACCGGCGGGCTGGACGAGTGGGCGCGCGACAACCTCCTCGCCTACCTCGAGGAGCAGCGGGCGGCCACGGGCCGCCTCAGCGACGACCGGACCATCGTCGTCGAGCGGTTCCGCGACGAGATCGGCGACTGGCGGGTGGTCGTCCACTCCCCCTTCGGCGGCCGGGTGCACGCGCCGTGGGCCCTCGTGCTCGCCGCGCGGCTGCGCGACCGCCTCGGCATGGACGTCTCCGCGATGCACGCCGACGACGGCATCGTCCTGCGCCTGCCCGACGTCGGGCCGGGCGAGCTCGCCGTCGACACCGCCGACCTGCTCCTGGAGCCGGAGGACGTCGCGGGCGAGGTGGTCCGCTCCCTCGCCGGCTCCGCGCACTTCGCCGCCCGGTTCCGGGAGGCGGCTGCGCGCTCGCTCCTGCTCCCCCGGCGGCGCCCGGACCGGCGCCAGCCGCTGTGGCAGCAGCGCCACCGCGCAGCCCAGCTGCTCTCGGTGGCGGCCGACCACCCCGAGTTCCCCGTCGTCCTCGAGGCGGTGCGCGAGTGCCTCCAGGACGACTTCGACACCCCGGCGCTCACCACGGTCATGGCCGACGTCGCGGCCCGGCGGGTGCGCGTCGTCGAGGTGGAGACGCCCTCCCCCTCGCCCTTCGCCCGTTCGCTGCTCTTCGGCTACGCCGGGCAGTTCCTCTACGACGGCGACGCCCCGCTCGCCGAGCGGCGTGCCGCCGCGCTCACCCTCGACCCGGCGCTCCTCGCCGAGCTCGTCGGCGAGGGCCTGGGCGACCTCGCCGACCTCCTCGACCCGGACGCCGCCGCGGAGGTCGAGGCCGAGGTCGGCCTGCGCACCCACCCGGCCGCCGATGCCGAGGCGCTGGCGGACCTCGTCCGCCGGCTCGGGCCCGTCACCACCGACGCGCTCGCCCAGCGGGCCGCCGACCCTGCGGCCGTCCCCGGCTGGCTCGCCGCCCTGGAGGCGCAGCGCCGGGCGCTGCCGGTGCGCGTCGCCGGGCAGCAGCGCTGGATCGTCCCGGAGGACGCCGCCCGGCTGCGTGACGGGCTGGGAACCGCGCTGCCCGTCGGCCTGCCCGAGGCCGTCCTCGCGCCCGTGCCCGACCCGCTGGGCGACCTGGTGCGCCGCTACGCCCGGACCCACGGGCCCTTCGAGGCGGCCGACGTCGCCGCGCACCTCGGCGTCGGGGTCGCCGCCCTCGCCCCGGTCCTCGAGCGGCTCCTGGCGGCGGGCACGCTCGTCGGGGGCCGCCTCAGCCGCACGGCCGACCTGTGCGACGCCGACGTGCTGCGGCGCATCCGGCGCCGGTCCCTCGCCCGCCTGCGGGCCGACGTGGAGCCCGTGCCGGCCGCCGCCCTGGGCGCCTTCCTCCCGGCGTGGCAGCAGGTGGGCAGCGCCGACGCGGGCGTGGCCGGCGTGATCGACCAGCTCGCCGGGGCCCGCGTGCCCGCCTCCGCCCTGGAGGCCCTCGTCCTCCCCGGCCGGGTGCGCGGCTACTCCCCCGCAGCGCTGGACGCGCTCACGGCGGCCGGGGAGGTGCTCTGGTGCGGCGCCGGTGCCCTGCCGGGCGTCGACGGGTTCGTCGCGCTCGCCCCGGCGGACGCCCCCGAGCTGCTGCCGGTCCCGGAGAAGGTGCCCGACGGCGACGTTCCCGCCGCCCTGCTCGTCGCGCTCGCCGACGGCGGCGGGCGGTTCTTCCGTGACCTCGTCGCCACCTGCCGGGAGAGCCTCGGCGCGGACCTGGCCGCCGCGTCCGTGCTCGACGGCCTGTGGGAGCTCGTCTGGTCCGGGCACCTCACCAACGACACGCTCGCCCCCGTCCGGGCCCGCCTCGGCGCGGGGCGCCCCACCCACGCGTCGCGGCGCCCGCCGCCGCGGGCGCGCGGGGCGCTCTCCCGGCGCCGGATGCTCGTCGCCGCCGCGGGCGGCGTGCCGGACGTCCTCGCGCCGCCGTCGGCGGCGGGCCGCTGGTCCCTCCTCCCCCCGCGGGACGCCGCCGCGACGGCCCGCAGCCTCGCCCAGGTGGCGGCCCTCCTCGAGCGGCACGGCGTCCTCACCCGCGGGGCGGCGGGGCTCGACGAGGTGCCGGGCGGCTTCGGGGCCGCCTACCGCGTCCTCGCACGCCTGGAGGAGGCCGGCAAGGTGCGCCGGGGGTACTTCGTCGAGGGCCTGGGCGCCGCGCAGTTCGCCCTGCCCGAGTGCGTGGACCTCCTGCGGGAGGCGGCCGCGGGCCTGCGGACGGACGAGCCGGCCCGTCCCGCCGGCCGGACGCGGCCGCCGGGCGCGCTGCTCCTGGCGGCGACCGACCCGGCGAACCCCTACGGCGCGGCGTTGCCGTGGCCCCCCTCCGCGGAGGGCGCACGCCCCCGACGGGCCTCGGGCGCCGTCGTCGTCCTCGTCGACGGGGTGCTGGCGCTCCACGTCGAGCGCGGCGGGCGGACGCTCACGTCCTTCACCACCGAGGACGCCGTCCTCGGGGCCGCGGCGACCGAGCTCGCTCGGCACGCCGCCACCGGCGACCTGGGGCGCCTCACCGTGCAGCGGGTCGACGGCGGCCCGGCCCTGGGCTCGACGTCGCCGGCCGCCGCCGCGCTGGCCGCGGCCGGCTTCGGCGCCACCCCCCGTGGGCTCCGGCTGCGCCCGAGGAGCGCCGGTGCCCGAGGGTGA
- a CDS encoding DUF3046 domain-containing protein has protein sequence MKHSEFWQVVDETFGPAYGRSLAEDLVLPGLSGRSAARAVREGEDPQRVWDAMCTEMELSEAARWRHRGQVDRTPRR, from the coding sequence GTGAAGCACTCGGAGTTCTGGCAGGTGGTCGACGAGACCTTCGGCCCGGCGTACGGCCGCTCGCTGGCCGAGGACCTCGTCCTGCCCGGGCTGTCGGGTCGCAGCGCCGCCCGGGCGGTGCGCGAGGGGGAGGACCCCCAGCGGGTCTGGGACGCCATGTGCACCGAGATGGAGCTGAGCGAGGCGGCGCGCTGGCGCCACCGCGGCCAGGTGGACAGGACGCCACGCCGCTGA
- the recA gene encoding recombinase RecA, which produces MAAPVADRSKALEAALSQIDRQFGKGSIMRLGDDTRPPVAVIPTGSVALDVALGIGGLPRGRVVEIYGPESSGKTTVALHAVANAQRAGGIAAFIDAEHALDPEYAKRLGVDTDALLVSQPDTGEQALEIMDMLIRSGAIDIVVIDSVAALVPKAEIEGEMGDSHVGLQARLMSQALRKITGALSSSGTTAIFINQLREKIGVFFGSPETTTGGKALKFYASIRIDVRRIETLKEGGEAVGNRTRAKIVKNKMAPPFKQAEFDIVYGQGISREGGLLDLGVEHGIVRKSGAWYTYEGDQLGQGKENSRGFLRDNPELAEEIEKKILDKLGIGATPDEVPEAPVGF; this is translated from the coding sequence ATGGCCGCTCCCGTAGCAGACCGCAGCAAGGCCCTCGAGGCCGCCCTCAGCCAGATCGACCGCCAGTTCGGCAAGGGGTCGATCATGCGGCTGGGGGACGACACCCGCCCGCCGGTGGCGGTCATCCCCACCGGCTCCGTCGCGCTCGACGTCGCGCTCGGCATCGGCGGCCTCCCGCGTGGCCGCGTCGTCGAGATCTATGGCCCGGAGTCCTCCGGCAAGACGACCGTCGCCCTGCACGCCGTGGCCAACGCCCAGCGGGCGGGGGGCATCGCGGCGTTCATCGACGCGGAGCACGCCCTCGACCCGGAGTACGCCAAGCGGCTCGGCGTCGACACCGACGCGCTCCTCGTCTCCCAGCCGGACACCGGCGAGCAGGCCCTGGAGATCATGGACATGCTCATCCGCTCCGGCGCGATCGACATCGTCGTCATCGACTCCGTCGCCGCGCTCGTGCCCAAGGCGGAGATCGAGGGCGAGATGGGCGACTCCCACGTCGGCCTCCAGGCCCGGCTCATGTCCCAGGCGCTGCGCAAGATCACCGGCGCCCTCTCGTCCTCGGGCACGACGGCCATCTTCATCAACCAGCTGCGCGAGAAGATCGGCGTGTTCTTCGGCTCCCCGGAGACCACCACGGGCGGCAAGGCGCTGAAGTTCTACGCCTCCATCCGCATCGACGTCCGCCGCATCGAGACCCTCAAGGAGGGTGGCGAGGCGGTCGGCAACCGGACGCGCGCGAAGATCGTCAAGAACAAGATGGCCCCGCCCTTCAAGCAGGCCGAGTTCGACATCGTCTACGGCCAGGGCATCTCCCGCGAGGGCGGCCTCCTCGACCTCGGCGTCGAGCACGGCATCGTCCGCAAGTCGGGCGCCTGGTACACCTACGAGGGCGACCAGCTCGGCCAGGGCAAGGAGAACTCGCGCGGCTTCCTGCGGGACAACCCCGAGCTCGCCGAGGAGATCGAGAAGAAGATCCTCGACAAGCTCGGCATCGGCGCCACGCCGGACGAGGTCCCCGAGGCCCCGGTCGGGTTCTGA
- a CDS encoding amino acid ABC transporter permease yields MIDYLTGFGEVFGEYRYDVLSGFLATLQLTLYAAVGSLVLGTVLALMRVGPAPSLRAAGAAYVNVVRNTPLTVVIVFCSLGLWGQLDVVLANQSVPGYIATNSFRLAVLGLSVYTAAFVCEALRSGVNTVPRGQAEAARAVGLGFLATMRLVILPQAARGAIAPLGNTLIALTKNTTVAQAAGVVQASSVMNTMIEFRPDFIVAIFLLFALGFVAIVLPMGLATTALSRRLAVAR; encoded by the coding sequence GTGATCGACTACCTCACGGGGTTCGGCGAGGTCTTCGGGGAGTACCGGTACGACGTGCTCTCAGGCTTCCTCGCCACCCTGCAGCTCACGCTGTACGCGGCCGTCGGCTCGTTGGTCCTGGGGACCGTGCTGGCCCTCATGCGCGTCGGCCCGGCGCCGAGCCTGCGCGCGGCCGGTGCGGCCTACGTCAACGTCGTGCGGAACACCCCGCTCACCGTCGTCATCGTCTTCTGCTCGCTGGGGCTCTGGGGCCAGCTCGACGTCGTCCTCGCCAACCAGAGCGTGCCGGGGTACATCGCCACCAACAGCTTCCGCCTCGCCGTGCTCGGCCTGTCCGTCTACACCGCGGCGTTCGTCTGCGAGGCGCTGCGCAGCGGAGTCAACACCGTGCCCCGCGGCCAGGCGGAGGCCGCGCGGGCGGTCGGGCTCGGGTTCCTGGCGACCATGCGCCTGGTCATCCTCCCCCAGGCGGCCCGGGGTGCCATTGCCCCGCTGGGCAACACGCTCATCGCGCTGACGAAGAACACCACGGTGGCGCAGGCTGCCGGCGTGGTCCAGGCGTCGTCGGTGATGAACACGATGATCGAGTTCCGCCCCGACTTCATCGTCGCGATCTTCCTGCTCTTCGCACTCGGCTTCGTGGCCATCGTCCTGCCCATGGGCCTGGCGACGACCGCGCTGTCGCGGCGGCTGGCGGTGGCACGATGA
- a CDS encoding glutamate ABC transporter substrate-binding protein, translating to MRATRHRLAPLTLTLAGALALGACGGGGGGDAETSAGSTEAGGTGATGGGETITIGIKFDQPGLGLQEGANYTGFDVAVATHVAEQLGYAAEDIEWVETPSPQRETMLQNGQVDMIFATYSITDARKETVAFAGPYFVAGQDLLVAADDTEITGPDTLDGKVLCSVEGSTSAERIREEYSEGVELFPTVGYSECVELLAAGSVDAVTTDDIILAGYASQPAYEGQFKVVGSPFSEEFYGVGLPQDNTVCEDVNTAITEMIEDGTWERLIAENVGENYTPNPDLNPPDVEPCA from the coding sequence ATGCGCGCCACCCGACACCGCCTCGCCCCGCTCACCCTCACCCTGGCCGGGGCCCTCGCCCTGGGCGCCTGCGGCGGGGGCGGTGGCGGCGACGCCGAGACGTCCGCGGGATCCACCGAGGCCGGCGGGACCGGCGCCACCGGCGGCGGGGAGACCATCACCATCGGCATCAAGTTCGACCAGCCGGGCCTCGGGCTGCAGGAGGGCGCGAACTACACCGGCTTCGACGTCGCCGTCGCCACCCACGTCGCGGAGCAGCTGGGCTACGCGGCCGAGGACATCGAGTGGGTCGAGACCCCCTCCCCCCAGCGCGAGACGATGCTCCAGAACGGCCAGGTCGACATGATCTTCGCGACCTACTCCATCACCGATGCCCGCAAGGAGACGGTCGCCTTCGCCGGCCCGTACTTCGTCGCCGGCCAGGACCTCCTCGTCGCCGCCGACGACACCGAGATCACCGGCCCCGACACCCTCGACGGCAAGGTGCTCTGCTCCGTGGAGGGCTCCACCTCGGCCGAGCGCATCCGCGAGGAGTACTCCGAGGGGGTCGAGCTGTTCCCGACCGTCGGCTACTCCGAGTGCGTGGAGCTGCTCGCCGCGGGCTCCGTCGACGCCGTGACGACCGACGACATCATCCTCGCCGGCTACGCCTCCCAGCCCGCGTACGAGGGCCAGTTCAAGGTCGTCGGCAGCCCGTTCTCCGAGGAGTTCTACGGCGTCGGCCTCCCCCAGGACAACACCGTGTGCGAGGACGTCAACACGGCCATCACCGAGATGATCGAGGACGGCACGTGGGAGCGCCTCATCGCCGAGAACGTCGGCGAGAACTACACCCCCAACCCCGACCTCAACCCCCCGGACGTCGAGCCCTGCGCCTGA
- a CDS encoding amino acid ABC transporter permease: MSADTALYDVLGPRGRRRIRVVNIVGAVVVLAVAAWVVWALAGKGQLTAAKWSPFLTADVWEFYLLPGLRVTFTAAFWGILGAITFGLLFGLGRLATFGPLRWACAAVVEFFRAVPVLIMMIFLYFALSRSGIIAPGDAPLYAVIIALALYNGSVIAELVRSGVHSLPSGQREAARALGLRHGQSLWSVELPQALIAMLPSLLSQLVVILKDTALGYIITSPELLRQARLVGSSYANLLPALIVAAAIFIVVNFALTWVAGRLARRLSSRTAGRTAPQHGGDAEGRAEPVAAAPVGTRR; encoded by the coding sequence ATGAGCGCCGACACGGCCCTGTACGACGTCCTCGGCCCCCGGGGCCGGCGGCGCATCCGCGTCGTCAACATCGTCGGCGCCGTCGTCGTCCTCGCCGTCGCGGCGTGGGTGGTGTGGGCCCTGGCGGGCAAGGGCCAGCTCACGGCGGCCAAGTGGTCCCCGTTCCTCACCGCCGACGTGTGGGAGTTCTACCTCCTGCCCGGCCTGCGGGTGACGTTCACGGCGGCGTTCTGGGGGATCCTCGGCGCGATCACGTTCGGGCTGCTCTTCGGGCTGGGCCGGCTCGCCACGTTCGGCCCGCTGCGCTGGGCGTGCGCGGCGGTCGTGGAGTTCTTCCGGGCCGTCCCCGTGCTCATCATGATGATCTTCCTGTACTTCGCCCTGTCACGGTCGGGGATCATCGCCCCCGGGGACGCGCCGCTGTACGCGGTGATCATCGCGCTCGCCCTGTACAACGGCTCGGTGATCGCGGAGCTCGTCCGCTCGGGGGTGCACAGCCTGCCGTCCGGCCAGCGGGAGGCAGCGCGCGCGCTCGGCCTGCGCCACGGCCAGTCGCTGTGGTCCGTCGAGCTGCCGCAGGCGCTCATCGCGATGCTGCCGTCCCTGCTCAGCCAGCTCGTCGTCATCCTCAAGGACACGGCGCTGGGCTACATCATCACCTCGCCCGAGCTGCTGCGGCAGGCCCGGCTGGTGGGGAGCTCCTACGCCAACCTGCTCCCCGCGCTCATCGTCGCTGCGGCCATCTTCATCGTGGTGAACTTCGCGCTCACGTGGGTCGCGGGGCGTCTCGCCCGCCGGCTCTCGAGCCGCACGGCCGGGCGCACGGCCCCCCAGCACGGCGGGGACGCCGAGGGGCGGGCCGAGCCGGTTGCCGCCGCACCGGTCGGCACGCGACGGTGA
- a CDS encoding Fpg/Nei family DNA glycosylase produces MPEGDVVLRTARRLDAALSGQALVRGELRWADLGGVDLAGARVSGTSAVGKHLLTRLEDGRTLHTHLRMDGFWRVYRAGTERGADRSVKARVVLGTERWTCVGYLLGMVDLVRTRDEGRVVGHLGPDVLAPDLDVAAAGARIPAQGPRGIGEVLLDQRVVAGLGTIYLAETLWAHGVWPWTPAADVDGAALVATARRLMQRSVAASLPTATGDPRRGTHVHGREGRGCPRCRTPIVRSRVGVAPLDRPVFWCPRCQPAPSSSS; encoded by the coding sequence GTGCCCGAGGGTGACGTCGTCCTGCGGACCGCGCGGCGCCTCGACGCGGCCCTGTCGGGCCAGGCACTCGTGCGCGGCGAGCTGCGGTGGGCGGACCTCGGCGGCGTGGACCTCGCCGGGGCGCGGGTGAGCGGCACGAGCGCCGTCGGCAAGCACCTCCTCACCCGGCTGGAGGACGGCCGCACCCTGCACACCCACCTGCGGATGGACGGCTTCTGGCGCGTCTACCGCGCCGGCACCGAGCGCGGCGCCGACCGCTCGGTCAAGGCCCGGGTCGTGCTCGGTACGGAGCGGTGGACCTGCGTGGGCTACCTCCTGGGCATGGTCGACCTCGTGCGCACGCGGGACGAGGGCCGCGTCGTCGGCCACCTCGGGCCGGACGTCCTCGCCCCGGACCTCGACGTCGCGGCGGCCGGGGCCCGCATCCCGGCGCAGGGGCCGCGCGGGATCGGGGAGGTCCTCCTCGACCAGCGCGTCGTCGCGGGCCTGGGGACCATCTACCTCGCCGAGACGCTGTGGGCGCACGGCGTGTGGCCGTGGACCCCGGCGGCCGACGTCGACGGCGCCGCGCTGGTGGCGACGGCGCGCCGGCTCATGCAGCGCTCGGTCGCGGCGTCGTTGCCCACCGCGACCGGGGACCCGCGCCGGGGCACCCACGTCCACGGCCGTGAGGGGCGCGGCTGCCCCCGCTGCCGGACGCCGATCGTGCGTTCCCGGGTGGGCGTGGCGCCCCTCGACCGCCCGGTGTTCTGGTGCCCCCGCTGCCAGCCGGCGCCGTCGTCGTCGTCCTAG
- a CDS encoding CinA family protein, with the protein MAPPRPVTERVLAALAARGGTLALAESLTGGDVTARLVAVPGASAVLRGGVVPYATDLKAELLGVDADLLAAAGPVDARVAAQMAQGAARRLGADHAVATTGVAGPGPADGAAAGTVYVAACAPGVVRVRRLALAGTRPLVRRASGDAALALLAGLLADGEHLRVPGRSRQ; encoded by the coding sequence ATGGCCCCGCCGCGCCCGGTCACCGAGCGGGTGCTCGCGGCGCTCGCGGCCCGCGGCGGCACCCTCGCCCTCGCCGAGTCGCTCACCGGCGGGGACGTCACCGCGCGCCTCGTCGCGGTCCCCGGCGCCTCGGCCGTGCTGCGCGGCGGGGTGGTCCCCTACGCCACGGACCTCAAGGCGGAGCTCCTCGGCGTCGACGCGGACCTGCTCGCCGCGGCCGGGCCGGTGGACGCCCGGGTGGCGGCGCAGATGGCCCAGGGCGCCGCCCGCCGCCTGGGGGCCGACCACGCCGTCGCGACCACGGGGGTGGCCGGGCCCGGCCCGGCCGACGGCGCCGCGGCGGGCACGGTCTACGTCGCCGCCTGTGCGCCCGGGGTGGTCCGGGTGCGCCGGCTCGCCCTCGCCGGGACCCGCCCGCTGGTGCGTCGCGCGAGCGGGGACGCCGCGCTGGCGCTGCTCGCCGGCCTCCTCGCCGACGGGGAACATCTGCGCGTACCGGGGCGTTCTCGTCAGTGA
- a CDS encoding regulatory protein RecX, with protein MGRPRRAPEPPAHGAAGLDAEPDATEVARTVALRLLAAAPRSRAQLATKLADRGVAEDVAAALLDRFEEVGLLDDAAYAEMLVRTRHAERGLARRALVAELRAKGITGEVAEVALEQVDDEDEEASARALVARRAPATRGLERDRRRRRLGGMLARKGYPPGLAMRVVDAELAAEDDAAQAEDDGGA; from the coding sequence ATGGGGCGCCCCCGCCGCGCGCCTGAGCCGCCGGCGCACGGGGCGGCGGGCCTGGACGCGGAGCCGGACGCCACGGAGGTCGCGCGCACCGTCGCGCTGCGCCTCCTGGCGGCCGCTCCGCGCAGCCGCGCCCAGCTCGCCACCAAGCTCGCCGACCGTGGGGTCGCCGAGGACGTGGCCGCCGCCCTCCTCGACCGGTTCGAGGAGGTCGGCCTGCTCGACGACGCCGCCTACGCCGAGATGCTCGTGCGCACCCGGCACGCCGAGCGGGGCCTCGCCCGGCGCGCCCTCGTGGCGGAGCTGCGCGCCAAGGGCATCACCGGGGAGGTCGCGGAGGTGGCCCTCGAGCAGGTCGACGACGAGGACGAGGAGGCCTCCGCCCGCGCCCTCGTGGCCCGGCGCGCCCCCGCCACGCGCGGCCTCGAGCGCGACCGGCGGCGGCGGCGCCTGGGGGGCATGCTCGCCCGCAAGGGCTACCCGCCGGGCCTGGCCATGCGGGTCGTCGACGCCGAGCTCGCCGCCGAGGACGACGCCGCGCAGGCCGAGGACGACGGCGGCGCCTGA